A single region of the Solwaraspora sp. WMMD791 genome encodes:
- a CDS encoding nucleotide sugar dehydrogenase — MFNRIAVVGMGYVGLTLAAGLARNGFEVYGVDSSPTVRDSLAQGRVHLYEPGLADALTETLGTSLFIHPDLPAGLDAAIICVSTPVRADTRQPDLTNIAAAAAQIAHQCGPDTLVVVRSTVPVGTSRRTVLPALTAAWGRARLVMAPERTIQGQAMRELAELPQIVGGLDDASRNAGVALFGVLARQVVPVSSLEAAELVKLANNCHTDLIYAYGNEIALLAGAHGVDPLEVVRAANHDYPRPDLARPGFVGGSCLSKDPYLFGASAPAHTPLLVAAARQRNEQLPVQVAETVVGRLRQLRGGTAGATLAVLGWAYKGWPPTDDMRGAAIVPMMPVFQRAGLRVLGHDPLVTDDVIRAHGGDPVSLDKAFSEADAVLVLNDHPDYRALPVTTLLPGTGVRLVYDSWRILDEELVRAAGAHYEGIGYRPAGELV; from the coding sequence GTGTTCAACCGGATCGCAGTAGTGGGGATGGGCTACGTCGGCCTGACGCTGGCGGCCGGCCTGGCCCGCAACGGCTTCGAGGTGTACGGCGTCGACAGCTCGCCGACCGTGCGGGACTCCCTCGCCCAGGGGCGCGTGCACCTCTACGAGCCGGGCCTGGCCGACGCGCTGACCGAGACCCTCGGCACCTCGCTGTTCATCCACCCGGACCTGCCGGCGGGCCTCGACGCGGCGATCATCTGCGTGTCGACGCCGGTGCGCGCCGACACCCGGCAACCGGACCTGACGAACATCGCCGCCGCCGCGGCACAGATCGCCCACCAGTGCGGACCGGACACCCTCGTGGTGGTCCGCAGCACCGTACCGGTCGGCACCAGCCGGCGGACGGTGCTGCCGGCGCTGACCGCGGCCTGGGGCCGGGCCCGCCTGGTGATGGCCCCGGAACGCACCATCCAGGGCCAGGCCATGCGGGAGCTGGCCGAGTTGCCGCAGATCGTCGGCGGACTCGACGACGCCAGCCGTAACGCCGGGGTGGCTCTGTTCGGGGTGCTCGCCCGCCAGGTCGTCCCGGTCTCCAGCCTCGAGGCGGCCGAGCTGGTGAAGCTCGCGAACAACTGCCACACCGACCTGATCTACGCCTACGGTAACGAGATCGCCCTGCTCGCCGGGGCGCACGGCGTCGACCCGTTGGAGGTCGTCCGGGCAGCCAACCACGACTATCCCCGGCCCGACCTGGCCCGCCCCGGTTTCGTCGGCGGCAGCTGCCTGTCCAAGGATCCGTACCTGTTCGGCGCCAGCGCACCGGCGCACACCCCGCTGCTCGTCGCGGCCGCCCGCCAGCGCAACGAACAACTGCCGGTGCAGGTCGCCGAGACCGTCGTCGGGCGGCTGCGGCAGCTGCGTGGCGGCACCGCCGGTGCGACCCTGGCCGTCCTCGGCTGGGCCTACAAGGGCTGGCCGCCCACCGACGACATGCGGGGCGCGGCGATCGTGCCGATGATGCCGGTCTTCCAACGGGCCGGGCTGCGGGTACTCGGCCACGACCCACTGGTCACCGACGACGTCATCCGGGCACACGGCGGTGACCCGGTCAGCCTCGACAAGGCGTTCAGCGAGGCCGACGCCGTGCTGGTGCTCAACGACCACCCCGACTACCGGGCACTGCCGGTGACGACGCTGCTGCCCGGCACCGGCGTCCGGCTGGTCTACGACTCGTGGCGCATCCTCGACGAGGAACTGGTCCGGGCCGCCGGCGCCCATTACGAGGGCATCGGTTACCGCCCGGCCGGGGAGCTGGTGTGA
- a CDS encoding sugar phosphate nucleotidyltransferase, with amino-acid sequence MHAVIMAGGKGVRLRPYTTALPKPLVPIGDDFAILEIVLHQLAAYGFRTATLAINHHGSLIRAFVGDGTRFGLHVDYAEERTPLSTVGPLFGLRDQLPDRFLVMNGDILTNLHYADLLRAHVDSGAPVTVATFRRKVEVDFGVLAVEGDKVVEFKEKPVLDYRVSMGVYGLSKSTIAAYPVGIALGFDRLMTDLIDRGDPPAAYDFDGYWLDIGRPEDYDEANRTFATLAPILLPAALRDPR; translated from the coding sequence ATGCACGCCGTGATCATGGCGGGCGGCAAAGGCGTTCGGCTGCGGCCGTACACCACCGCGCTGCCGAAACCACTGGTGCCGATCGGGGACGACTTCGCGATCCTGGAAATCGTCCTGCATCAACTCGCCGCGTACGGCTTCCGCACCGCGACGCTGGCCATCAATCACCACGGTTCGCTGATCCGGGCCTTCGTCGGCGACGGCACCCGGTTCGGCCTGCACGTCGACTACGCCGAGGAACGGACCCCGCTGTCCACCGTCGGCCCCCTGTTCGGCCTGCGTGACCAGCTGCCGGACCGCTTCCTCGTGATGAACGGCGACATCCTGACCAACCTGCACTACGCCGACCTGCTGCGCGCCCACGTCGACTCCGGCGCCCCGGTGACCGTCGCGACCTTCCGCCGCAAGGTCGAGGTCGACTTCGGGGTGCTGGCCGTCGAAGGCGACAAGGTCGTCGAGTTCAAGGAGAAACCCGTCCTCGACTACCGGGTCAGCATGGGCGTCTACGGGCTCAGCAAGTCCACGATCGCGGCGTACCCGGTCGGCATCGCCCTCGGATTCGACCGGCTGATGACCGACCTCATCGACCGGGGCGACCCGCCCGCCGCCTACGACTTCGACGGCTACTGGCTCGACATCGGCCGTCCCGAGGACTACGACGAGGCGAACCGCACCTTCGCGACCCTCGCGCCGATCCTGCTGCCGGCGGCCCTGCGCGACCCCCGGTGA